One part of the Solanum dulcamara chromosome 3, daSolDulc1.2, whole genome shotgun sequence genome encodes these proteins:
- the LOC129881842 gene encoding E3 ubiquitin protein ligase DRIP2-like, translating into MDDFDKRQESLKSVLTCGICKKLCKNVTIIEECCHRFCKKCITRKITEEKLKVCPECNMDLGVAPLQKIRPDHQVQGIRDILSSKRREFIERGLIEKFKKGEPKKLAREDIDLNNSADMLIDNPSLPPLPPPAPAHVVFDTCSRRKQKSISSIVNTTPLVVDDQVSNQHNISSRSTGRGRGRGRGRGRGRGSSRNNANIVRFQDLSKFNDVVDLNKGDMHPESLTIPLLSGKDTQHKQQIKEADQPGSSSTPLLSGKATQHKQQIESTVYAAESSKNDSISKKNESIDPLDGMNDLWEPLNNLATKGVTLDNSNKLSKSREPVPKFISTPLINLDDYENEDEDDDDEDEEYVPSPKVKEHKVSKQNVVPKLDVVQAIAAPSSSNNNNTDKGKGKKGRRGRKKKETNNPPPLTGGGGDGGGSGTNINVAQVQVTTEAAAGTSSGSTRLVNERVHPIWFTLVACDKQECPSPLQQISSRYIKIKDVNMPASYIKKYLAKKLSLQNEDEVEIHMLGIPIDPTLPLKHLVKLWLRAAPNSGKNVAKVGASAQEFVMVLKYSRSHL; encoded by the exons ATGGATGATTTTGATAAAAGGCAAGAGAGTTTGAAGAGTGTTTTGACATGTGGAATTTGCAAAAAGCTATGCAAAAATGTCACCATTATTGAAGAATGTTGTCACAGAT ttTGCAAGAAATGCATAACAAGGAAGATAACAGAAGAGAAATTGAAAGTTTGTCCAGAATGCAATATGGATTTAGGTGTTGCCCCCTTGCAGAAAATCAG gCCTGATCATCAAGTGCAAGGGATTAGAGACATATTGTCAAgtaaaagaagagaatttatTGAGCGTGGACTAAtcgaaaaattcaaaaaaggcGAACCCAAAAAATTAGCTCGTGAGGATATTGATCTTAATAATAGTGCAGACATGCTCATTGATAATCCATCATTGCCGCCTCTTCCTCCTCCTGCTCCTGCTCATGTTGTTTTTGATACATGTTCAAGGAGAAAGCAGAAATCGATATCTTCCATAGTAAATACTACACCACTTGTTGTTGATGATCAAGTTTCAAATCAACACAACATTTCGAGTAGGAGTACTGGAAGGGGAAGGGGAAGGGGAAGGGGAAggggaagaggaagaggaagttCACGAAATAATGCTAATATTGTTCGTTTTCAAGATCTATCCAAATTTAACGATGTTGTTGATCTGAATAAGGGAGATATGCATCCAGAAAGTTTGACCATTCCTCTTCTTTCAGGAAAAGATACTCAACATAAACAACAG ATAAAGGAAGCTGATCAGCCAGGAAGTTCAAGCACTCCTCTTCTTTCAGGCAAAGCTACTCAACATAAACAACag ATTGAGAGTACTGTTTATGCTGCTGAGTCCTCAAAGAATGATAGTATctcaaagaaaaatgaaagtaTTGATCCATTGGATGGAATGAATGACTTATGGGAACCATTGAACAACTTGGCAACAAAAGGTGTCACTTTAGACAATTCCAACAAATTATCCAAGTCCAGAGAGCCTGTTCCAAAGTTCATCAGCACTCCACTAATCAATCTTGATGATTATGAAAATGAggatgaagatgatgatgatgaagacgAGGAGTATGTGCCTTCACCAAAAGTTAAGGAACATAAAGTTAGCAAACAAAATGTTGTTCCAAAATTAGATGTTGTTCAAGCTATAGCAGCACCATcaagtagtaataataataatactgatAAAGGAAAAGGGAAAAAGGGACGACgtggaagaaagaaaaaagaaacaaataatCCTCCTCCTCTCACTGGAGGTGGTGGtgatggtggtggtagtggaACAAATATTAATGTGGCACAAGTTCAAGTTACTACTGAGGCAGCAGCAGGTACAAGCAGTGGTAGCACTAGATTAGTGAATGAAAGAGTCCATCCCATTTGGTTCACTTTGGTTGCATGTGATAAGCA AGAATGCCCTTCACCCTTACAACAGATTTCTTCCCGCTACATAAAGATCAA GGATGTGAACATGCCGGCTTCCTACATAAAGAAGTACCTTGCAAAAAAATTGAGTCTCCAGAACGAAGACGAG GTGGAGATTCACATGTTAGGAATACCGATTGATCCTACTTTGCCTCTCAAACATCTAGTTAAATTGTGGTTACGTGCAGCACCTAACTCTGGAAAAAATGTAGCAAAAGTTGGAGCTTCTGCCCAAGAATTTGTGATGGTTTTGAAATATTCTCGATCACACCTATAA